One Candidatus Aramenus sp. CH1 DNA segment encodes these proteins:
- the hemC gene encoding hydroxymethylbilane synthase: MKLRIAARTSTLSRIQVSVVERKLNELGIETEFVGVKTRADMFATEPLSKLGKGVFEKEVNEYIVAGKADLAVHSMKDLTSSLDNGLEILATIKRDPPFDVIVGKHDIYELGRGSVIGTSSVRRKNFAKFLREDINVKDLRGNIDTRIRKLQSGEYDAIVVAEASILRLKADVVYHRLSPYDFTPEVNQGIIAVVGKKNLMVKEIKELNDSKTFEEAMAERVASQIVGGGCHSPVGVLFRKEGDSLVGIMSVSDGKRKITVEISTNKPPKEAGLELGKKVLGEMKNEGLVL, from the coding sequence ATGAAGCTCAGAATAGCAGCCAGAACGTCTACGCTGAGCAGGATTCAAGTTAGCGTCGTAGAGAGAAAACTAAACGAGCTAGGAATAGAGACGGAGTTTGTAGGCGTCAAGACAAGGGCTGACATGTTTGCAACTGAACCTCTAAGCAAACTGGGTAAAGGCGTATTCGAGAAGGAAGTTAACGAATATATAGTTGCAGGCAAGGCCGATTTAGCAGTGCACAGCATGAAGGACTTGACCTCATCCCTCGACAACGGTCTTGAAATCCTCGCTACCATCAAAAGGGATCCCCCCTTCGACGTTATCGTCGGGAAACACGACATTTACGAGTTAGGTAGAGGCTCGGTAATAGGTACGAGTAGCGTTAGGAGGAAAAACTTCGCTAAGTTCTTGAGAGAAGACATAAACGTAAAGGACCTCAGAGGTAACATAGATACAAGGATTAGGAAACTGCAGAGCGGAGAGTACGACGCTATAGTTGTAGCGGAGGCCTCCATATTGAGGTTAAAGGCCGACGTTGTCTACCATAGGCTTAGCCCCTACGACTTCACTCCGGAGGTGAACCAAGGTATCATAGCTGTAGTAGGGAAAAAGAACCTAATGGTCAAGGAAATAAAGGAACTCAACGACAGCAAGACCTTTGAAGAAGCCATGGCTGAAAGGGTAGCCTCTCAGATAGTGGGTGGAGGTTGCCACTCTCCCGTAGGCGTGCTTTTCAGAAAAGAGGGGGACTCGCTCGTTGGAATTATGAGTGTAAGTGACGGCAAAAGAAAAATAACCGTTGAAATCTCCACAAATAAGCCACCTAAAGAGGCTGGACTCGAGTTGGGCAAAAAGGTCTTGGGGGAGATGAAGAACGAGGGTCTTGTTCTTTAG
- a CDS encoding alkaline phosphatase family protein encodes MDFLKVLLTIVDGMAFHLFEKFVYSLDEFKELVEGGCYGPLESTYPSITPVALASMATGLYPKNNGVVSTKVFVKGRKISSPLTAYNSNTLIAEPIWNILSKRGLKTLVTSSPQALPDKWKNQNTVLFDPYKSKLGKCSEGFLLKTGESEVLGGKWKVEKEGEEFKVTIDTSEGKTEVKGKQGEWVGPTEFSALCNEKSFKGLSFFHFRENDVYVTPPSFLTKWGNRDDLLQEVWEKVSKRTGMLLDGDYRSLSKGAITLEEYLKTAELSYNFFFDYSNFLLRRVEWDFAITYLPTVDNFQHLFYGIDNGKAFDYVYQAYKHAGKFVKSLIDLPDVMIVASDHGIEKVKKRVYVNKILERINVLKVSNGRIDWRKTKAYYAGGGIIRVNLRDREELGIVSREEFPKLINYIVRNLENYVDPVTNEKIFPMIYEKQVPADDREGDIELTVASYYAMSSNVEKDKEIEDVVPYKNASGDHGYYRKDDMYGVVILYGKGIARGKKVNAKIVDIVPTILRLFDVNYNKLDGKPIIEALR; translated from the coding sequence GTGGATTTTTTGAAAGTCTTATTAACGATAGTTGACGGAATGGCCTTTCACCTCTTTGAGAAGTTCGTCTACTCCTTGGACGAGTTCAAGGAGTTAGTGGAAGGGGGATGCTATGGGCCCTTGGAAAGCACTTACCCTTCTATTACTCCAGTTGCTCTGGCTTCAATGGCAACTGGACTTTACCCTAAGAACAACGGCGTGGTAAGCACTAAGGTATTTGTGAAGGGAAGAAAGATCTCTAGTCCCCTAACCGCCTACAACAGCAACACGTTAATCGCGGAGCCTATATGGAACATCCTTTCCAAGAGGGGACTTAAGACTCTAGTCACCTCCTCTCCACAAGCATTGCCCGACAAATGGAAGAACCAGAACACTGTGCTCTTTGACCCATACAAGTCAAAGCTTGGAAAGTGCAGTGAAGGATTTCTCCTCAAAACAGGAGAGAGCGAAGTTCTAGGAGGAAAGTGGAAAGTGGAGAAAGAGGGGGAGGAGTTTAAGGTAACCATTGACACTTCTGAGGGCAAGACAGAAGTGAAGGGGAAGCAAGGTGAGTGGGTGGGTCCAACAGAGTTCTCCGCTTTATGTAACGAGAAGAGCTTCAAGGGACTATCGTTCTTCCACTTTAGGGAGAACGACGTATATGTGACGCCACCTAGTTTCTTAACAAAGTGGGGGAACAGGGACGATCTCCTGCAGGAGGTATGGGAAAAGGTGTCTAAGAGGACGGGCATGTTGCTTGACGGAGACTACAGGTCGCTGAGCAAGGGAGCCATAACTTTAGAGGAGTACTTGAAGACCGCTGAGCTCTCCTACAATTTCTTCTTCGACTACTCCAATTTCCTTCTCCGACGAGTTGAGTGGGACTTTGCAATAACGTATTTGCCCACAGTCGACAACTTTCAGCACCTTTTCTATGGAATAGACAACGGTAAAGCCTTTGATTACGTCTACCAAGCGTATAAGCATGCTGGGAAGTTCGTTAAATCCTTGATAGACCTCCCCGACGTCATGATAGTCGCTTCCGATCACGGGATCGAGAAGGTTAAAAAGAGGGTCTACGTGAACAAGATCTTGGAAAGGATTAACGTTCTTAAGGTGTCCAACGGCAGGATAGACTGGAGAAAGACCAAGGCTTATTACGCTGGTGGAGGGATCATAAGGGTTAACTTAAGGGACAGGGAAGAACTAGGGATAGTGAGCAGGGAAGAGTTCCCAAAGCTCATAAATTACATAGTTAGAAACCTCGAGAACTACGTAGATCCAGTAACCAATGAGAAGATATTCCCTATGATATACGAGAAACAAGTCCCCGCCGACGATAGGGAGGGGGACATAGAATTAACAGTGGCTAGCTACTACGCCATGAGCTCAAACGTTGAGAAGGATAAGGAAATAGAAGACGTAGTCCCATACAAGAACGCCAGCGGAGACCACGGTTACTACAGGAAGGACGACATGTACGGCGTAGTCATACTATACGGAAAGGGAATAGCAAGGGGTAAGAAGGTTAACGCGAAGATCGTAGACATTGTACCTACTATCTTGAGGCTTTTTGATGTAAATTATAATAAGCTAGACGGCAAACCTATCATTGAAGCCTTAAGATGA
- a CDS encoding uroporphyrinogen-III synthase, which translates to MHGIEVVHVPLFRVRCLEYRVDLTPFEGVAFTSKNSVECFKDWDKVKDKKIFAIGKSTHGLIALKGFFSVHPEEYDSVHLARLILQSGVKSVAAFRSRKATPCMRNILSSSIKYEEIYDYDVEPLEENLRKAERVLRNREVEVVAITSSEIAKTVASFLTNEIKVVSIGPMTSKTLSSLRPDITFIESNEHDFEGIIKTLGEK; encoded by the coding sequence ATGCACGGAATCGAGGTCGTCCATGTCCCACTTTTTCGAGTTAGGTGTTTAGAATACCGTGTGGACCTAACTCCATTTGAAGGAGTAGCGTTTACGAGTAAGAACTCGGTGGAATGTTTCAAGGACTGGGATAAGGTTAAGGATAAGAAAATATTTGCAATTGGCAAGTCCACACATGGGCTAATAGCTTTAAAGGGCTTCTTTTCGGTCCACCCTGAGGAGTACGATAGTGTTCACCTGGCTCGCCTTATATTACAAAGTGGTGTGAAATCAGTTGCGGCGTTTAGAAGCAGGAAGGCTACGCCGTGCATGAGGAATATCCTTTCAAGTTCAATTAAGTACGAGGAAATCTACGATTACGACGTAGAGCCCCTAGAGGAGAACTTGAGAAAAGCGGAAAGAGTCCTGAGAAATAGGGAGGTGGAAGTTGTCGCCATAACAAGCTCGGAAATAGCTAAAACGGTAGCTAGTTTTTTAACTAATGAGATTAAAGTTGTTAGTATAGGTCCAATGACCTCAAAAACCCTCAGCTCTTTAAGGCCTGACATTACATTTATAGAGAGCAACGAACACGATTTCGAGGGTATAATTAAAACACTAGGTGAAAAATGA